Below is a window of Lebetimonas sp. JH292 DNA.
TTGAACCGACTCAAATAGATGAGGAATTAATTGAGATAGCCAGTGATTCGATACTTGAAAAGCATTTTCATATAGCCCTGCAGCATACAAGTGACACAATGCTCAGAATTATGAAAAGAAGAAACAGAGTTTCCAATACACTGCCTCTTTTTGAAAAATTAGCCGCTTACGGTTTTGCACTTGGAACTGATATTATAGTGGGTCATCCGGGTGAAAGTGAAAAAATATGGGAAGAAGCGTTTAATAATTTTAAAAAATATCCGTTGACCCATATCCATGTTTTCAGATTTACTCCAAGAGATGGTACAATAAGTGCAGCAATGAAACAGCAGATAAGAGGTGATATAACCAAAAAAAGAGCCAAAATTCTGCATGATTTTGTTCAGAAAACAAATTATAATTTCAGAAAAAGAAAAAATGAACTTTTTGTCCACATAGAAGATGAAAAAAACGGCTTTTATCAAGGATTTGATGAATATTATAATAAAATGCTAATAAAAAGTGATAAATTTTTAAAAGGAGAATGGGTGAGGGTAAAAGATTATGAGGTTAAGGAAGTTAATTATGCAAAAATCTAAAAAAAATCAGATAATTGTTTCTATTCTTTTTGGCGTTTTATTTGCCCTTGTGGTAGCTTATATGTTTAAAGGAAATTATGAAGAGTTATTAACCCAGATTGTAGCTGTGGTTATTGTGCTTGCTTTTTTTATTCTGTTTATTTTGCTTTTAAAAAAATCTATTCCCCAGCAAAATCCCCAGCAGGTTCAGGTTGAAATGAATACGGGAATAGAAAAAGATTTTGTAATAAAACCTACTATTTCCAATGTTACTTTTAAAGATGTTGCAGGTATAAGCGAAGTTAAAGAAGAGCTTGTTGAGATTGTAGATTTTTTAAAAAATCCTGAAAAATATAAATCTTTTGGAATAAATCTCCCAAAAGGTGTTTTACTGGTGGGCCCTCCGGGTGTGGGTAAGACATTGATAGCCAAGGCCCTTGCCGGGGAAGCGGGTGTTCCGTTTTTTTATCAAAGCGGAAGCGGTTTTGTTCAAATGTATGTGGGTGTTGGTGCAAAAAGAGTAAGAGATTTATTTTCTCGTGCAAAAGCAAATGCGCCAAGTATTATTTTTATCGATGAAATTGACGCTATTGGAAAAGCAAGGGGTACTCTTAGAAATGATGAAAGAGAAGCCACATTGAATCAGCTTTTAACCGAAATGGACGGGTTTGAAGGAAGCGAAGGAGTTATAGTAATAGGTGCAACTAATAAAGTGGAACTACTTGATGAAGCTCTTATGAGACCAGGAAGATTTGACAGGAGGGTTTTTGTGGAGCTTCCGGGGCTTAACGACAGAATGGAAATACTTAAAGTTCATTTAAGAGGCAGACCTTTTAAGGGAAATTTGGAAAATATAGCCAAAATGACGGTGGGATTTTCAGGGGCGGCACTTGCAAGTCTTGTTAATGAAGCAAGTATTTATGCACTTAAAAAAGGTAAAAAATATATAGAAGAAGAAGATTTTTATGCTGTAAAAGATAAAGTCTTAATAGGTAAAAAAAGTGTTGAATTTGAGAGAATTTCGCTTGTAAAAGATGATTTCAAAGAAGAAGACAAGGAAATAATTTCAAAAACGGAGATTATGAATAAAATAATGGTTTATTTAGCCGGGCGTGTGGCTGTGGAAGAGAGGTATAATGAAAAATTTTCAAATGCACATATGGATTTGAAAAAGGCAAAAGAGTTGGCGGTTAAAATGATAAAAGATTATGCAATGGGGGATGATATTGTGGGAGATGAGAGTGAAGTTGCAAAAGTGCTTAAATATTGTGAAGATGAAGTTAAGAATTTATATAAATCCAATGAATTATTAATAGAAAAAGTTTATAATATTTTATTAAAAAATGAAATTATTCATAAAGAAGATGTAATTAAAAACAAAAATGAAATATTTTAACGGTTTTTGTTTAAAAAATGAAAAAAAATTTTTTAAAGATTATTTAGAAGAAAAAGAGT
It encodes the following:
- a CDS encoding AAA family ATPase, which gives rise to MQKSKKNQIIVSILFGVLFALVVAYMFKGNYEELLTQIVAVVIVLAFFILFILLLKKSIPQQNPQQVQVEMNTGIEKDFVIKPTISNVTFKDVAGISEVKEELVEIVDFLKNPEKYKSFGINLPKGVLLVGPPGVGKTLIAKALAGEAGVPFFYQSGSGFVQMYVGVGAKRVRDLFSRAKANAPSIIFIDEIDAIGKARGTLRNDEREATLNQLLTEMDGFEGSEGVIVIGATNKVELLDEALMRPGRFDRRVFVELPGLNDRMEILKVHLRGRPFKGNLENIAKMTVGFSGAALASLVNEASIYALKKGKKYIEEEDFYAVKDKVLIGKKSVEFERISLVKDDFKEEDKEIISKTEIMNKIMVYLAGRVAVEERYNEKFSNAHMDLKKAKELAVKMIKDYAMGDDIVGDESEVAKVLKYCEDEVKNLYKSNELLIEKVYNILLKNEIIHKEDVIKNKNEIF